From the genome of Solanum dulcamara chromosome 12, daSolDulc1.2, whole genome shotgun sequence:
TTGTAGAAATGGAAGATGGATTAAAAGGACTGGCTGTTAATATTGATGGGAGTGAAAGGTTTTTATCTGTGATGCAGAGGAATGCGATGAGGAGGGGAGTGTATACTGGTGTGGAGGGTGAGGCAATAGAGTTTCCACTGTATCCATCAAAGGGATTGAGGCTTAAAAGAAAGATCGCAGACTGGTTTGATGAGTTTCAGAAGTTTCCATATGTTTCACCCTATGAGGATTATTCAGGTTTGGATCCAAATAGTGATATAGCAGAAAAACGAGTGGTGGGtgtgcttcatgaattgcttaGTTTGTTTGTTGAGCATGCTGCAGAAAGGAAGAAACTTTTGTTTCTTAGGAAATACTTGGGGTTGCCGCAAAAAGTTCACAAGGCATTTGAGAGGCATCCTCATATCTTCAATTTGTCATTGATGAATAAGACTTGCACTGCAATACTAAAAGAAGCTTACTGTGATAGAGGGGCTATCGAGGAACATCCATTAGCAAAAGTTAGAAAAAGGTACATCAAATTGATGAAGGAGTCGGAGGGTATACTGAAAAGTAGAAGGTTAAACAACAGGCCAATTGATCGGGGTGATTCAAATATCAAGGACTTGGATTGTACAGATGACGAGGATAAGAAATTTACAACTTAACTCTGCTCTTTATGCTTGAGCCACTATAATCAGGTGTGTGATTGAAAAGAGATTATAAATGAGAAGGAAAAGAGAAGTAAAAGAATTGTTCAATCAGGATTTGTACGCATTTGGAATGAAATGAAAAGACTCTTTAATCTGTATAGCCTCAGAGGTATGTTTCTCTCATTCATTCTGCAGTTCTGCACTGGCCACAATCGTACGAAGGAATAGTCATACTATTACCAATGGACCCTCAAACTCTTGATCAATGGTACATGATTAGCTTATGTGATGTATTATTAGCTGACTGATGCCCCCCTCTCATATATTCTATATATGAAAAGCATGGCACTGGTATGTAACAATATTGGATAGTTTTATGTAGTTTTTCCTCTACATATAATTGCTATTCCATGTGACCTATatcttacttttttttcttattttcatgcTTTCTTTTATTGTTTCTTCATACGTACCTTCCCACCTGACTATGTGCCATTGCTTTCTGCTCGGTTTTCTCAagtttgaaattattgaagtggGAGCATCATTGAGTCTGTGCTCTTTCAAGTACCCAACACCACATGGAACTAAAATGTCCTTGTTGATGCTTTCATGTTTAGTTCCAAGAGTCGATGCTTTGTCTAGTGTGGGAGTGAACTGTGGATTGTGCATGTTTAATCGTGCTCATTACAATCCCCTATCAGGAACCTCCTGTGACTTTTTTGGTGTAGTTCAAAACAGATAAGCGTCCATTGCAGACTGCAGAAACTATGATGGATGGCTTTCATGATTAAGAAGAAATCTTTCTGACTGGAAGATAGAAGAATATGCACGAACAATTCAGGATCATCAAAAGCAGCAATACAGAGCTGGCATGATAAGGAAACTACTTAAAGAGTTTAAAATTAAGCATAGATCAATATATGTAATGAAATAAAGTGTCTTATAATTGCCGTATTCCTGGTTTGAATTGTGCTTTACAACCAAGATGTAAAATATTGTGTACTTTTTGGTTTCCCTACATGTTTAAGGGAACATAAAGTCCTCTTTTTCTGTACATTTTTGGCACCTTCTTTGTGCAATCAATGAATTTATAtcagtaataaataaaattgtgatCATTATGATTCTCAGTATATCAAGCATGCATGCAGAcaatattttagattttttgaTTTGAAAAGTTGTTATCATGAGGTGGTCGTAAGGTCTgcagacctcacttgtgggatttcacggGATATGTTGTGGAGTTATCATTAAATTCCCAGGTTGGGCCCATTGTTACTTATTAGACTGGGTGAGTGGTGACACCTCAATTCCAAGCAAGTTGGAGTCGACTATGTGAGTCTCCACTTTACTTTACATGTTGTACCATTTAAGCCAATGAAGCAAAAACAGTAACTATAGATTTACAGTAACAAATTAAAGCTGAAATAGTCTTTTCCGACAACTTATCAGCTCGTGAAGCATCAGCTTCATTGTACGAAATCTCAGATTTAACCAGAGATATATAGGAGTATAGTATATGTGTATAACATCGAAGAAGCCAGAAGAACTGTTGTTTCCATAATCTATATACACCAGAAGCAGCAGCAGGATGAATAACCTCTCAATATCTTCCCTAGGATAAAGGTCTTGCCCTTCCTAATATAAAGGGAAGTAAAATACAATTGAGAACCCTCTCTATAGAAGGCGAAGTTAGAATTTTCACCAAGAGggttcaacatctactatatatataaggAGGTTCGGATGAACTCCCTTTTGCCCCTCAAGCTACTTGCAAACATACCACTCCAGTAAGAAAATGCCAAACCTCCATTTACACATGGACAAGAAAAAGAACTATATATGATTGAAGGCCTAGTACAAAATGGTACATATCACAAACCATATTAAGAACTGCTTCTGGCTTTTAAACTTTCCCATCTAACCTCCTGACTCTCTAATGTGAAAATCGAATACAAACTTGGAGCTGATCATCAGAGAAGAACAGCAACCTCAGACAATATACATAGTTTAACTATTTTGACCACTAGtctaggctaagaacagtgaaTTTCATACGGTTTTTGTATTTCTACAGGGGTTTTCATGATCTGAAGTTCTGAGATTGAGCAGAGACTTTTGGATGATAGGAGTTTTGATTCAACTTTGTGTAACCTCTTGAAGCATTTCTACCACCTTCTTCATTCTTGGTCGTTTTGCTGGAATGGTATCGGTGCACATCAATGCGACTTTTAGAGCTGCAAGCATTTCTTTCCTCCAAGCAAAAGAAATGGTGCTAAGTCTCGCATCGAGTATCTGCTCTGGTGTTTCTCCTCTTGCGGATGCACCGTGAACCCACCTGACCAAATCAACTCCTTCACCAAAAGCTTCATCAACAGGTAGTCGGGTGGTAAGGATCTCGAGCAAAACAACTCCATAGCTATAAACATTTCCGGGAGCTGTTACTTGCATTGTATATGCATACTCTGTTGAAGAAAAAGGAATTAGTCAGACACCAGAATTACAATTTCAACATAAAGAAaatactccctctgtttcaatttgtttgccCAATTTTGACTTGAgacggagtttaagaaaataatgaagactttttaattttgtgatctTATACCAAAATGCCCTCCAATCTTGTGGTTTTAAAAATGTCCCGTGGAAAGTTAAAATCAAAGAGTTACTATAAAAGGAAAGAGACTTTTCTTTGGTACTAATAAGGAAAATaagataaacaaattgaaacaaggGGGAGTAAAATGATTAGCCAAGTCTTTCAAGTCATAGAATATACCTGGTGGAATGTATCCAAATGAGCCAGCAACAGCACTAATACTTGCAGTCCCTCTAGATGGATCAAGAAGTCTGGATATTTCAACTTCAGCAACCAAAGGGGTGAATTTAGAATCAAGAAACACATTCCCTGAAGAAACATCAAGATGGATTATGGCCACGTGATGAAGGAACGCTAATCCTTCTGCAACTCCAATGGCAATGGAAAGTCTTGTAGGCCAGTCAGATTCATATTCAGGTTTCTGGCTAAACTCATGAAGAAACTGAGCTAATGTCCCATTGGGATAGTATTGATGTAAGAGTAGAACAACATCCTCATAGATTGCAAACCCAATAGGCCTAGTCAGATTATCATGACACAGTTTACTTAGCTTTTCAAGCTCTCTGATCATCTTGCTCTGGTGATGAATTATAGTCTTGTCCATCGACTTCAGACTCTTAACTGACAAAATCATCCCAGAAGGCATGTCTGCTCTATACACATTGCTGAAAGTGCCAGTGCTAATCTTATTTGTATCTTTCCTGACTGCCTTTACAACTGCATCAAAATCTATTGCTTGCTTGAGATTTTCATCGAAAACATTCCCTGCTATGATCACTGGTTTGGTACAGTTTTCATCGATGGTATTTCCAGCTTCCATGGTGGTTTTCTCTTGTTTCTCCCTCATCATGTACAGTAAAACAACCACTGTCACAGATATAAAAATTGCCAAACCAGAACCAACAACAGCCAAGATGAGCCGGTAGGAAATTCGGTGATGATTACTGTTGTGCTCAAAACCATATCCACAATCACTACTCAAAGGCTCACCACAGAGCCCTTTGTTTCCAAGAAAACTTGAATTTAAGCTCTTCTCAAATGGAGCAAAAGCAGGTATTGGTCCTGTGAATTGATTGTTCGAAAAGTTAACCTCTATCAAACTCAACATGCCTTTCAATTCCAATGGAATATTCCCTGACAGCTGATTATTAGATACATCTAAAGAAACCAACTTGTCGAGTTTCCCAAGATCCTTAGGCAACTGTCCATGGAGATGATTATGACTCAAATTCAATGAAATCTGTAAGTTCTTCATATGACCAATCTCAGAAGGGATGCTTCCAGTAAGATAATTACTCCCCATTTGCAACTCAAGAAGTTTTACACAGTTCCCAATCCCATGAGGTATTTCCCCTTTCAAGGAGTTCTGTCCCAGCAGCAAGAACTGTAATTTGGTTGTGTTGCATATATCTCCTGGTATGGTTCCATTGAACTTGTTGTTACTTAAATCAAGCTTGTTGAGATTCTTGCACCTCAGAACTGAAGTTGGAATCTCTCCATAGAGGTTATTCCCCGGAACAATAAACTCCTGTAGATTATTGAGATCGCCAAACTCCGGAGGGATAGTTCCAGAAAATCCATTTGAAGCTAAATTAAGAAGAGTAAGATTAGTGCATTTTGCAAATCCTGAGACAATTTCCCCGGAAAGTGTGTTATTATCTGCTTCAAAATAAGTAAGACTACTTATATTTCCAATTGCTTTGGGGATGCCACCTATCAGCTTGTTATTCCCAATTCTAATGTTTGAAAGGCCTTTGCAATTCCCAATTGAATCAGGAATAGTGCCAGTCAACTTATTATTAGTCAGAACTAAAAATTCAAGCTTTTCCATAGCAAAAATACTCTCAGGAATTGTCCCTTCAAGCTGATTTGAATGAAGATTCAACAACAAAAGCTCAGAATGTAAGCCTAAGTTAACTGGAATATCACCACTAAACTCATTCTCAT
Proteins encoded in this window:
- the LOC129876538 gene encoding protein WHAT'S THIS FACTOR 9, mitochondrial, yielding MTMIVRRSKKCVCLLHEVLFSSHPLPCAYTQRQNYVDVYMKWKKDSFFDSIDTIHRSVQLKPLIALKNCIVSSSPDDYCIPISTISKKGLELGISIKVARFLRLYPSVFEEFTGPNYNLPWFKLTQRAIELDREEREVYVKFKDDIIMRLKKLILMSGREQMLPVKIIQGLQWYLGLPDEFLRKPEDNLDGCFRVVEMEDGLKGLAVNIDGSERFLSVMQRNAMRRGVYTGVEGEAIEFPLYPSKGLRLKRKIADWFDEFQKFPYVSPYEDYSGLDPNSDIAEKRVVGVLHELLSLFVEHAAERKKLLFLRKYLGLPQKVHKAFERHPHIFNLSLMNKTCTAILKEAYCDRGAIEEHPLAKVRKRYIKLMKESEGILKSRRLNNRPIDRGDSNIKDLDCTDDEDKKFTT
- the LOC129877184 gene encoding leucine-rich repeat receptor-like tyrosine-protein kinase PXC3: MVILRLFTVLLVGLLLRSQFGTVQAIHEQVILEAIGKELAIPGWDLNSTDFCSWHSISCSSSNSSMVERLNLSGFRLQGNLTLISELKALKWLDLSNNNFQGSIPQAFGNLSELQFLDLSFNMFRNSIPSELGKLKNLRALNLSNNLLTGSVPDELEGMESLHYFQIFTNKLSGFIPMWIGNLTNLRVFAAYENEFSGDIPVNLGLHSELLLLNLHSNQLEGTIPESIFAMEKLEFLVLTNNKLTGTIPDSIGNCKGLSNIRIGNNKLIGGIPKAIGNISSLTYFEADNNTLSGEIVSGFAKCTNLTLLNLASNGFSGTIPPEFGDLNNLQEFIVPGNNLYGEIPTSVLRCKNLNKLDLSNNKFNGTIPGDICNTTKLQFLLLGQNSLKGEIPHGIGNCVKLLELQMGSNYLTGSIPSEIGHMKNLQISLNLSHNHLHGQLPKDLGKLDKLVSLDVSNNQLSGNIPLELKGMLSLIEVNFSNNQFTGPIPAFAPFEKSLNSSFLGNKGLCGEPLSSDCGYGFEHNSNHHRISYRLILAVVGSGLAIFISVTVVVLLYMMREKQEKTTMEAGNTIDENCTKPVIIAGNVFDENLKQAIDFDAVVKAVRKDTNKISTGTFSNVYRADMPSGMILSVKSLKSMDKTIIHHQSKMIRELEKLSKLCHDNLTRPIGFAIYEDVVLLLHQYYPNGTLAQFLHEFSQKPEYESDWPTRLSIAIGVAEGLAFLHHVAIIHLDVSSGNVFLDSKFTPLVAEVEISRLLDPSRGTASISAVAGSFGYIPPEYAYTMQVTAPGNVYSYGVVLLEILTTRLPVDEAFGEGVDLVRWVHGASARGETPEQILDARLSTISFAWRKEMLAALKVALMCTDTIPAKRPRMKKVVEMLQEVTQS